GCAAGGCACCTAGGAATTACTAGATCAAGTGGAAGCCACCCGTGACCACCTAATGTTTGTAGGTCGCTGGGGCACTTGCTTCTCAGTGCACCCAGTTTTTACTTCTCTTGTGAGGCCCTATGCATATATCTATGATGCCGAAAAAATGTTTTACGCACTTGTGGTTATGCGAAGATGTTATATTGCGGTCCACAGGGAGTAGCAATCTAAATTTGCATTCTTCATCAGATGAGGTGACACTGCAGGTCTGCTGTCATTTATACTAGAGTATCGGTTTATAACTGTGTTTTGTGTTTCAGTCATATATACCGAAGACACTAGATTCGGTGACAAATGTGGAAGAAGACGTGATTCGGATAACAAGTGGGAAGGACACTGGAGACATGTACTACAAGACCATTACTGGGTTACATCAGGCTCTCACGAATGGGGACGCTAATGCTATAGAAAAGCCAACCGATCCTGGCGATAATATTAAAGCTTGCGGTAGCGAGTCCAAGTCTGATACAGATGTAGATGCAGATTCAGAACAAAATGAGTCGGCTTCCGAAACTGAGGTGCAGGTTCCTGGTGACAAGAAGGCTGCTaggaaagagaacaaaaagaaggtcaaagaggaaaaaagggaagCGAGGAAAAACAAAGTCCCCAAGGCGGTGAAGAAAAGAAGGGAGAAGTTGGCCAAAGCCCAGAAGACTAGGTAGTCATTTGTAGCATGGCATTACTATACAGGTTTTTTGGCATTCGTCAGGAGAGAGAGGGTAAGTCACttattagataggtttgatttaccAGATGTGTAGATGACTTCGCACTTTCAGCAGCAGTCCGATTTAGGTGAAGAGTAAAGCGAGGGGGATAAGTTTATGCTTCCGAGGTAAATTGTACAGCAGCTGCTGCTTTTTTTTGGCTAGTTAATTATAAGGAAGGAGGTCTTGGTAGGAGTTGGCTATGACCTCTAATTAAACGTTTCCAATGCTCTTATCGATAGTTAGATACCTTCcctgattttgtttttcctttcagtTACTTTCGGGTGTGAGAAAATGAATGGTTTTTATCTGTTTGATTGAGACTGCTGGAGCTGGCTTGGTTGGGAATTGCTGTCATAAGATTAAAGGTCTATTGCTTTTCTGAGGTGAGGGTCAAAGACTCGCTATGCAGTCTCTAGGTAGATGTCAAATTTGCTGAACCCTAAACCCTATAAGAGCAACACGGAAGCAAAGCTTGATTTCTGCTTTCAAAATATATAAGACCATACGTAAATCAGTATGGAAATGACAACCAGATGATATGTAGGACCAAAATTCATGCATCGAACCTAGTCGATCTCTTTGGTCTCGGCGAATAGCATCCCATCCACATTGACATTgtgggaattttggaaataaCTTCCTCGTGACCTAACCTCAAGAAGTTGCACTTGAGAGGGGCTAAAAACTTAAGCCGATACGATCGTGAAGGCGCCAAAGGGCTTTAATCATCGAGGCTAGCTCTTCGAAATCGGCCATAAGCTCTTTTCCTTGGAGAAACATGTGAAATCCACACAAACACGAAGGATCCATTTCGATGCTCTCTTCATGCGTCGAAAGCTCGAATTGGTGCGTGTAGTGTCTAATCTTTCTCATTTCCAAAACACATCCTCAAAGTGACGAGGCAAAGCATTTCAGTCAATGAGTTTTGGTCGAACTCATTTTATACTACTTTTACCGACGTTGACCGCAATGAACTAAAGGCGCAAACTGGGAGGCGTTTCTCAGTTTACTTCTTAGGCAACACGCCGTTTGAATCTAGGGAAAAGTCGGCTCACATGGGAAGATTTCACGGGAACTTCAAGTAAAACCCTTAATACATGCATGAACAGTCGGTCCATCAGGAGCAGCATATGGCACCAACCATAAAAACAAAGCAAACCCGAGTAGGGTCGGCTATGTGAATGTTGTTACGTCGCTGCGCTCGATCATATGTTAAACCCCCCTCCTCATGAGGACAATTCATGATTGACACGAACACAAGCAATtgggaaaagtgccaaaaaatcGTAAACCTAATCACTTTGgtatcgattcagtcctaaacttttcaatttgaccaatttagtcctaaaacattttgtatttatatcaattcagtccatccgattagTTTTGACAGAAAAAATCGCTCATATAGATTCCGGCCATGTTGATTTTTCATGGCTATACGTGGTTCGAAGAAGAATGCAGCAAAGTTTCGACAGGACCGAATTCGTTGACTTTCGTATAAGATCATGTGTACATGCATCAAGATCCAAATCGCTATGAAAATACATCACAAAATTTTTGAGCGAAAACATTGCAACGCCTTCGTGGTGCAATTGCTCGATCACGGCTTTGAGGCGTACCGGTTGACCAAAGCGAGCGCGTTGCTAGTGACCTGCGCCACATCAAGCACGCGGGACCTGATCGAAGTTTTCAACCGGCCATTCAGGGCCGCGCTCGCGTACCCGTCGACGCAAGTATTCGCGTCCGTCAATGCGGCGCTGACCCAAGTCTGGACATTGCTCACGTGCCACAGGAAGTCCTGGCCCTTGGACTTGCCGGCGCTCTTGAGCTCCTCCGCCGACTTCGCGAGCCGGTCCACGCTGTCGCCCATCACTTCCAGGCAATCTTTGATGGCTTCGTACTCCCTCGCCTTGAGGCCCCTGAACTTGGTCGACCTCGCCACAAAGTCCCTGGCGGACTGAGCCCGGGCTAAGCTCACCGCCAAGGCGGTCTGGGCCAACTGCTGCGGGCTCTGCTTGATGGCCGGGGCGTAGGCCGCGAGCGACTGCACGCAGAGCGCGGGGTACTGCACGGCCCTGCACGACGACTCGACGAACGTAGCAGCAGCGGTAGGAGCGGCCGCCGTGAAGTGGAAATAGACGGAGAGGGACGATATCAAGAAGAAGGGCAAGTCTTGCCATCGATTCAAACCGGGTATGAATGAAGATGGCCGAACTTAGATGTTcattggtatatatatataatcttcAATGCACGCAATTCACGGGAATTGTCAAAGTAAATGGGGTTTGTTCTTTCCTGTCTTGTTTGGCATGTTTACACTACTGCCCCAACGTGGGCTGATTTTTCTTCGAAACTTGCGTGTGAACTAATCTCAGGCCAATCGGCAAATAGCATCGaaaccgaaaaaggaaaaaaaaattgcatgaagtGAAGGTCTGACGTGGCTCCTAATGAGAATGTCAAGATTTGGCAAATTATGTTGTCGTTTTTCCCCCCCTTAAATTACGGTATCTTGTCACGCCGGCATGAGTGCGATGGACCAACCTTTGGGAGAAGTCAGCCGGTAATTAGGCAGAGCTAAGTAGTAACAAATAGTGGCAGTGTCAAAACAATCTCCTGTGCGGATAAAAAAATACAACAATTGTCTTAGCGGTGAGATGGTTTCCTAGGCCAACTTTCAGGGAAAATGACACTTTTTAGCataaaagttatgtacggatctcattttaatgtcaaaagttttattcggatcacttaagtgccaatttttacTAAAAACAATCGTTAAATGCCAAGTCCAATATGCTCCATCggaaatctgatgtggcattattttactaatatttcaagCTAACGTGGCTCCGGTGAGATCCgatcaacaattaaaaaatatataaaaattaaaaaaataaagtttaaataaaatacaaacttaattagtttacaaaattaaataaaaatcagaaatttggaaaagaaatatcaaaaaaattcaaattttatttaaaataaactgaaaatttggattaaaaaattaacaaaataaagtaaaaactcaaaaaaaaaatttgcaaaacaggcggcgagggcttgcgcGGCCCTTGTCGCCACCACCCCCTTGTTGCCGACAATGACGGGCAAGGGTGGGGCGTAGCCAACGAGGGTCGTTGAGTCCCAAAGGGCCGACGACCCCTGaagggccgacgacccccgCCGGCTACAGGTAAGGACCGCCACTAGCTCCCCACCACCGCCAACCATTGTCAGCAATGTTGAGGGCAGCGGCAGCGGCGAGGGCTTGTGAAAGCCCTTGCTGCCCGGTAACCAAAAaccttgtttcctttttttaaaatttaaggttttttgttaaattttaaacttatttttaattttatttaaatgcaatttgtatttttaacatttttaaatttaaattttatttatttaaaagtGTAGAAGTTCATGTGGCAGCCGACACGaacttcttattttcttttaattgtcattttacattaaaaattaattattaatgacacgtaGCAGTTTTGGCCGGAAAATTTCGTCGGAGGtattgaaataatcattttatctccgatttggcattgaagtgatccggcgaaaacttttggcatcaaaatgatttctgtacataacttttgataccaaaagtgtccttttgccccaACTTTCATAAGTTCTACTAAGTTCACGTtttcgatccgatccgatccaaaTTCAAGGAACAAAGGAGATTTGCGAGGGATTCTCTTGTAACAAGCAGTGATTGAACCCAGCTGGGACCACACGTGCTTCTATTGATTTATAAGAAGAGATCATTGCAAGGTGTTGATAgttgattttcagaaaaattatcaaaaaaatcataaatttattataattatgtcaattcaatcctaaactttttattttggccaattgagtcataaatctattgcaattgtgttaattcagtccatttcgCCGATCAAGGCTAAAGTGGaaagtttttaatattttttattttttaaattattttttttgtcttttatttgtcttttcttttttttagggtttgggccAGCAACCTCCAACGGCCCCGAGCGAGGGCTGCGACCCCGCCCAGCCGCGGCGCCCAACGTCTGGTGGCCAGCAGGAGGCTGCCAACCCAAACccttaaaaaagacaaaaaaatatttataaaaaatatatatttaaatatattataatactatttaaaaaaaattcacgtcaacaccggccgaccaaatgaactgaattggcacaattacgaAAGGTTCAAGATTCAATCGGTAAGACTTTTTTGAATCGAAAATTTGCATTTAAACAGGGACTAACTCCACCTAACCATGAAAATCAACGTAGAAAGACATGCCATTCCAATTCCTCGGTTCTCTATTTCTGAGAAAGCTCGGATCAGACGTTAAAGGAGCAACGGTGGAGAAAGCGACGTGAAATTGCTGTCTATCAATTCTTGTTACTTAAAGGGCTACTAGTTTGGTCCAAGCGACAGTGAAAAGAACGAGCATGAGAAAGGAGCAGCctccaaagaaggaaaaaaaggagaaagagttGATAATTAATACCAAATTCTCATAAAGCGTGCAAAATATGTTGACCATATCATTTTATGTGCCGACCTGaagggtcttcttcttcttctaccaaCATGCTTCTCCCAAAAACCTTCTTTTACCAAATCTTTTTGTATGAATAATGTACCGATGGGACACGTACCGATATGGGTGTAGAAAACCAAAccgaaaacaaaatttaatgcattttcggttcggtttggataataaaaaaaaaataactgctTTTTTCAACCGAACCGAAAATCGCCCCCTGCTTTTTGGGTTGTGCGACCCTTTGTGGCTCATTTTGGTTGAGTGAGTTTGAGcagggctaaaaaaaaaaaaaactgaacccGAAATGGGTATTCGGTTTGGTTCAAAGCTCATGCACACCCAAACGATTCGATTCGGGTTTCCTGATaaccgaaaatcgttgacaccCCTTGGTACCAAAATAATTGAGATTTCACATAATTTAGCTGCTGTAGAGGGGATGCACTGCTCTAAACGATGTTTGATCTGTAAGGTAATGACTCAGGAGGGCTGGTTTCAATATATGCATAAGCAGTGTGATTGTGGGCAATGTGGGTTATGCCAAAGCTTAGCCATTAGACTGGCGTTGTGGGTTCAGAAGCCCATGTCCGACAATCCTACCTGTTTACGGCTTGAGCATCAATCCAATATAGCTATATGTCATTCAATGGCAATCCTTAATGTATCAAGACGAGATGTACTCTGACCTGTGATCATGGAGAGAGGTTCACTCAAATGGTGAGTACCGTACGGACCCCATCGATTTAGCATGAAAATTTGCTAGTCAATGAACCTGATCTGCCTCCTCCCAATTGAATCCGTTGCTGTTGCTCCATCCCAAACAAAGCCCACTTCCCCGCTTCTTTTACTGACCCGATGTAGTCCGAGCCACATAACCATCTCCAACAATCGGCTTTGGCAAGTGAAACTCAAGGTAATTATCTCTTGACTTCTCACAATCTATCCAAACGAGGAAGATCACAGAAGGCTCAAGATCAAGAATTGCCTGCTCTTTTTTATATGTACACATAAAATTTCAGGATTTTACAAAGGAAATCAATTCTACCCCCTTCCCCTTTTGTGCAGCCTAGCAAGTCTCTAATTCTAGTCCCCGCTCCACCAACATCACTCTCATCTTCTCCACGTCATCCAATCTTCCCGCTTTCTCATAAATCCTAATTAGAAGCACGTAATTGTGTTCACTATCTGGCTCCAGTTCAAAGAGCTTTTCGGCAGCAACTTCTCCTATTTCGACATTGCCATGAACATAGCAAGCATGTAGCAGAGCTCCCCATACAGTTGGGCCAGCCTCAAACTCCATTCTTTTTACAATCATCGCATAAGCCTCATCAATCATCCCTCTCCTTCCATACAGATTAACCATACAAGCATAGTGCTCCATGCTGGGTTCAATCccatatttctctctcattcttgAGAACCGCCTTTCACCATCTTCAACAAGACCTAAGTGAGCAAGCGTGGATAGCAACGAGACAAATGTAATGCAATCTGGCAAGACATCAGCCTTTTCCATTTGCTCATAATATGACACAGCATGAGGGAGTTTGGAGTGGGCAGATATAATAGCATTCCACGACACAACGTCCCGTTCAGCCATATTGTCAAAAATCCAACGCGCTTTATCTAACATCCCGTGATTAGAATAGACAACAATCAGAGAGTTGGCAATGGACAAAGTCCACTCGAATCCTAGCCGAAAAACCCAACCATGCACTTGGCGCCCCAGCTTCAATGACGGAATACCAGTTAGAATGGTGGATATTGCCACTGAATCCGGCCGAAATCCATCCTGGAGCATCCTATGAAATAAATCCACCGCCTCCACCAAAAGGCCGTGATGTATGTAACCCGTCAACATTGTATTCCAAGAAACCAAATCCCGACTCGGCATTTTGTCGAACACCTTGCGAGCCTGAACAATGTCGCCGCACTTTGCATACATGTCGACGAGTGAGTTGAGCACAAAGCAATCGTATACAAAACCGGTACGAAGCGCGTGCCTGTGCACTGCCTCGCCAATCCGAATAGACCCAATTCCAGCACAAGCCTTCAGAACACGGGGGAAAGTATAACGGTCAGGCTCCACACCGTCTTCCTCCATTTGAAAGTAAAGCGCGAGGGCGTCCTCGTACTGACCCAGCTCGGCGTACCCGGAGATGAGCGAGTTCCAAGCGAAGGCCGACGCGTCCCGCTTAGACATTTGGTCGAACACCTCGTGGGCATCGCTGGCGCGGCCGCTCGCGGCGTACAACCGCAGGAGCTTCGACGACAACCCAACATTCCTCCTCAACAGATTGGTGGGTATCAAGCGGTGAACGCGAACGCCCTGATCGAAGGCTCGTAACTCGTAGCAAGCTTCAAGGACGGCAGCGAAGATTCCGACGTCGATGGTGACGCCGTTGGCTCTCGAGGCTTCGAGGTCGTCGACCACTTGATCGAGCGCTTGGAGTTTGGTCCGAGGGCGGGGATTGCGATTGGACAAGAGAGGGGTGGGAGCTGGTTTTCGGAAGGAGGGAGTGGAGACTCTGGATTTGCGGACTCGCTTGGTGGGTCTGTGGCGATTGGTGGTCTGGTGAGCTTCAGAAGATGAGGGAAACAGGGGACGAGGGATCTGAGTGGAGACCACGTCGGTGCAAGTGCAAAGTGGAAAGCATTTGGGTACCAAGTATTGAACCGGCATGGCATGAGGGCTTTGAAACATTCTCCTTAAACTGTGCGACCATATTATACTACGGTCATTCACTGAAAATGTTCCTCTGACATGTTTATTGTCGCTGTGGAAATTATGATATAACATgcaggaaaaattttaaaaaaaaaactcgaaatcctctcattttctcaaataagaatccaAGTaaactttgttttaaataaagatctgaaatgtccttattttttcaaacagTGGTCTAAAGTgaacgttgtttcaaataagagcataaagtgatcataaaatttcaaaaaaatacatgatttcaagggcatttcgatctttttctatatttgattttttattttttattaaatttttattttttctatttctttaaaatttgacaaaaaaaaaatttaaaagtataCAAAGGCGAGAGGCTGCCGCCTCTCACCTatggccgccgccccaccaccgGGAGGGGGGGTGTTGTACGAAGGCGATCGAGGGCCCATTGGCCCTCACCTAAACaaggagagggtcgggcccacTCCCAGATTTGGGctgggggtcgccggcccttgccCTTACTAGGGGAGGGGCGGCGACCCCTGGCCTTCTCAAGGCGAGGGCCGTCGATCCATGCTCAgacctaggcgagggtcgccggccctcatccaaatccgggagagggcctGACCCTCTCCCAAATTTTGGCCTATGGTAGATGAGATCGCCGGACCTCGCGGAGGCACCGCCAACCTCACTAGCCATCGCCGACCCCCCACCAACAAgtgggaggggcagccctctcCCGATGTGGttgtttttccttgtttttattttttatttttttcatttttaaaaactcaaaaaaggaaaaatagagaaataaataaatcaaaatgagaaatgacgaaaatgcccttgaggccagcccttttttgaaactctCTAGCCACTTCGGatccttaattgaaacatattatGCTACTTccggcccttatttgaaacaatatttacttggagcccttatttgaaaaaatgagaggacttcgggctcttttttggaattttccctaacatgcattcattgaaaattttttcgGACATATTTATCTGTCACGATGcttcataaattaaaattatgatACAACCTCCGTTCATTGTTAAAACCGTGCGAGGCATGATCAAAATATGGATTCCTCGATAGATCAGAAAAGAGTCGTGACATATTTCATCCCTTTACATAATGTTTCGGTCTAAATTTTACTTCTTCTGTCGGATTTGAAACTTTTTGCCTTTTAGTTGAACTGTCTAATCACTGATAGTTTATTTTTCCAGCATATGTTATACGTTCGTACCAGCTATGGAGATCTCCTTTGAAAGTGAAGATTCCTTTATCTTTAATCTCTTCTCAAATATTTTCGATCAGTACCCTATATTGATTGgagaaaaatgacaatccaAAAGGGTTTGTTTGGTTCGATCTCAGTAAGGGCAAAaattgctttctctctctctttttttagtcaaatttgaaatattaCTCTAATTCACAAAGAATGTGAAAAGATTGTTAAAGAATTTACGTGTCGATATTTatatcatgtgaaattttgCGTATTTCGAGTTTTTCAAAGTCAAAGTGCTTGAGtcgtaaaatttttaattaagcaaaaaatcaaaaacgtaAAAGTCATATATTTTCCGGCTTGTGGCGTTCATGGGCACCTTCCGGTGAGCGAACCGAGTCCGTTGAGGATAAGAAGTCCCCATGCACGGTGCAATGAAGCAATTATTTACCTTCAATGATACATTAATCTAAGAGATAACTTAACTGACAAAAGTCCTCTTGAAGTTGAAGGAAACTATGGAAGAATTTACCTAGAAATTCTTCTTAGTGAGGGAAAAATTTGATCAATGACtactgcaaaaaaaatttgaagttatgTTCTTACACTTAACGTGATATATGGTAAATGTTAACATTGCGTAAATCTCCCTTATCCATAGCGACTATGTTCTCATGGTTTTCAAATTGGGCATTAGTTAGCATTAAATCTATACGTTAGCCCAACTACGTTAGCATTAagttaaaaaccttaaatttacGTAAAGCTTTAGGAAAATTCCATGGCACctaacttttcatttttcaaggcAAACATGACCAATAATTCATGGGCAAAATGTAAGTACCAACAgtaactctaaaaaaaaaaaaaaaaaaaacaatgcggAGGACTCAATAATATTCATCAAAAGGCACAACTTGGAACATTCATTAAAAGCATAGGCAAGTTCCAAGACACCCAACTTTTCGTTTTTCAAGACAAAGGCCAATAAGCCCGCAGACAAAAGTGATTGGTCTCTGGCATTTTTTCGCATGATCTTTTTAGAAGACTTCAAATTGCTCGAAACTTGATGCATTGAAAAACGGGGAGGCCTAGAGCATTCCAACTAAATATAACGAAACCATAGTGAAGCACATAGGCTTTGAAAATACGAGAAAACGATTTGCTACTACAATTGTGTAACTCAGCCTTTGGTAATCTAGCATTAGTTGTTGCATAAGGCCTAATACTAATCAATGTAAGTGGAAGAGCGTGAGTTTATGTTAGGAGTGGACGCACGAGcataacaaaatgaaaagtcaaaacaagaaagagaaattgagacacgaGGTTTATCCGGGATAATTGTGCAAAAAGCCCTTAATCTATTGTGCGGCGGTCAATTGAGTCGCAAAtcatttgacaatttgccaatttaatcataaacctttagatttgtcaatttattcttaaacctTATGATAAGATGTCaatataggtttaggactaaattctcaaaacttcaaaagatttaagactaaattgacaaatacttcaaaatatttaggactaaattgacacgattgaaaggtttaagactaaattggccgaCATACAAcaggtttgggactttttggataattttttcgatttattctaattttccctTAAATTAAGGATACACACAATATAaattttcactataattagcacgtCACATCTCTATATTTTAACTATTAGTTACAagagaaagatatttttcatataatacTTATTCATGGGTCTAAGCTTAAACTACCAATATAATGCTGGACCCTCATGCCTTCTTGTGGACGTGGAGTATGAAACATACCCCATCAAATTAAAGACTAAATATCTTATGGACGTGGCTCATGAGTAGAGCATGGTCCCTAGTCCATGTTATTCAAGAGGATCATTGTTGCTATAGATAAGAATTACGAGATATTAACTCCTAGTTTGGTGACTTCATCCACTTATTTTATCAAAAAGAGGATTAGAAATATCAGCAAAGAAATCAGAAAACCCTAACGGTTTGGACAAGTCGCGACACCAAAAATTTATTAGGAACATATTCGTGcgggaaaatttttaaaaaattcctaaatctattacaattgtattgATTCAACCTTAAatcttttttgtgccaattaagtcacaAATATTTTGCATCTGtgacaattcaatctatccaacCAACTTTGACCAGCCCACTCCAACGTAGACGTCGATCGATGCTGTCGGGATAgcaatttgtaataata
This sequence is a window from Rhodamnia argentea isolate NSW1041297 chromosome 3, ASM2092103v1, whole genome shotgun sequence. Protein-coding genes within it:
- the LOC115727697 gene encoding pentatricopeptide repeat-containing protein At4g25270, chloroplastic isoform X1 — translated: MFQSPHAMPVQYLVPKCFPLCTCTDVVSTQIPRPLFPSSSEAHQTTNRHRPTKRVRKSRVSTPSFRKPAPTPLLSNRNPRPRTKLQALDQVVDDLEASRANGVTIDVGIFAAVLEACYELRAFDQGVRVHRLIPTNLLRRNVGLSSKLLRLYAASGRASDAHEVFDQMSKRDASAFAWNSLISGYAELGQYEDALALYFQMEEDGVEPDRYTFPRVLKACAGIGSIRIGEAVHRHALRTGFVYDCFVLNSLVDMYAKCGDIVQARKVFDKMPSRDLVSWNTMLTGYIHHGLLVEAVDLFHRMLQDGFRPDSVAISTILTGIPSLKLGRQVHGWVFRLGFEWTLSIANSLIVVYSNHGMLDKARWIFDNMAERDVVSWNAIISAHSKLPHAVSYYEQMEKADVLPDCITFVSLLSTLAHLGLVEDGERRFSRMREKYGIEPSMEHYACMVNLYGRRGMIDEAYAMIVKRMEFEAGPTVWGALLHACYVHGNVEIGEVAAEKLFELEPDSEHNYVLLIRIYEKAGRLDDVEKMRVMLVERGLELETC
- the LOC115727697 gene encoding pentatricopeptide repeat-containing protein At4g25270, chloroplastic isoform X2, whose protein sequence is MFQSPHAMPVQYLVPKCFPLCTCTDVVSTQIPRPLFPSSSEAHQTTNRHRPTKRVRKSKVVDDLEASRANGVTIDVGIFAAVLEACYELRAFDQGVRVHRLIPTNLLRRNVGLSSKLLRLYAASGRASDAHEVFDQMSKRDASAFAWNSLISGYAELGQYEDALALYFQMEEDGVEPDRYTFPRVLKACAGIGSIRIGEAVHRHALRTGFVYDCFVLNSLVDMYAKCGDIVQARKVFDKMPSRDLVSWNTMLTGYIHHGLLVEAVDLFHRMLQDGFRPDSVAISTILTGIPSLKLGRQVHGWVFRLGFEWTLSIANSLIVVYSNHGMLDKARWIFDNMAERDVVSWNAIISAHSKLPHAVSYYEQMEKADVLPDCITFVSLLSTLAHLGLVEDGERRFSRMREKYGIEPSMEHYACMVNLYGRRGMIDEAYAMIVKRMEFEAGPTVWGALLHACYVHGNVEIGEVAAEKLFELEPDSEHNYVLLIRIYEKAGRLDDVEKMRVMLVERGLELETC
- the LOC115727689 gene encoding 21 kDa protein-like, producing the protein MVGGGGELVAVLTCSRRGSSALQGSSALWDSTTLVGYAPPLPVIVGNKGVVATRAAQALAAFRPSSFIPGLNRWQDLPFFLISSLSVYFHFTAAAPTAAATFVESSCRAVQYPALCVQSLAAYAPAIKQSPQQLAQTALAVSLARAQSARDFVARSTKFRGLKAREYEAIKDCLEVMGDSVDRLAKSAEELKSAGKSKGQDFLWHVSNVQTWVSAALTDANTCVDGYASAALNGRLKTSIRSRVLDVAQVTSNALALVNRYASKP